The region TTTTGATGTTATCATAGGCGCTTATAATGCCGATAATCTTCAAGATGGTGAGGGATTCGTTTATATGCATTATGGTTCAGCGTCAGGTATAAGTGCAACACCGAATATTGTTTTGGGATCAAATCAAGAGGCAGCTTTTTTAGTACTCGGTTGCTTGCGCCGGTGATAGGAATGCAGATGGATTTGATGATATTATCGGAGCAAATGACTTTACCAATGATGATGAACAAGAAGGCAAAGCATTTATTTATTATGGTTCCGCGTCAGGAATTACAGATATGCAGAACGCCACTTTTGAGAGCGATAAACCGTATTCGAATTTTGGTGCTACCGTTTCCGGAGTAGGGGATGTAAATAATGATGGTTTTGATGATTTAATTATTGGTGCTACCGACTATTCAAATACACCGTCCAATGAAGGTGCTATTTATTTTTATTTTGGCGACAATTGTCCCACCACAATTTACCATGCAGATAGCGACCTTGATGGTTTTGGCAGCATGATTTCAATTATAGTTGCCTGTGAAATGCCGATAGGTTATATTTTAGATGGAAGTGATTGCAATGACACCGATTCTTTACAAAATCCAAATACGATTTGGTATTTAGATGATGATTATGATAATTATTATGCCGAACAGGCACACCATACACTCAATGTGAGCGACCTGATTGGAGTTATTTTTTTTACTGGAATTTTAGGTGGAGACGATTGCAATGATTCAAGCGAAGTCGTTTTTCCGGTGGATTTGAATATTTAGATAGTATAGATAATGATTGCGATGGATTAATTGAAACGGATTATGACTGACTTATGATGCCTTGCTGAAATATAATGGCATTGCGGGAAGATTTGCGCATGCTGTTTCTGAAGCCGGAGATGTGAATGGTGACGGATTTGCCGATATAATTGTTGGCGGATTTACTTACGATAATATTGAAATTGACGAGGTGCAGCATTTGTTTTTCTTGGTTCGGCAACAGGCATATCAAATACACCTGCAAATATTTTAGAAATAAATCAGGCCTCAGCCTATTTTGGATATTCAGTTTCTACTGCCGGAGATGTAAACAATGATGGCTATGATGATATTATTGTTGGTGCAACATTATATGATAATGGTGAAACAGACGAAGGTCGTGTTTATATTTACCATGGTTCTCCAACAGGTATTATAGGCACACCGCAAAAATATTAGAATCTAATCAAACAACTGCACAGTTCGGCGGTGCAGTATCAAATGCGGGCGACATAAAACAACGATGGATATGATGATATTATAGTAGGTGCACAATTATATGATAATGGTCAAACCGATGAGGGTGTTGCGTTCGTTTATTGTGGCTCACCGGTTGGTATAAAATCTGCACCATTTACAATGATAGAAAGTAATCAAACGCTTTACG is a window of Bacteroidota bacterium DNA encoding:
- a CDS encoding FG-GAP repeat protein; translated protein: MQNATFESDKPYSNFGATVSGVGDVNNDGFDDLIIGATDYSNTPSNEGAIYFYFGDNCPTTIYHADSDLDGFGSMISIIVACEMPIGYILDGSDCNDTDSLQNPNTIWYLDDDYDNYYAEQAHHTLNVSDLIGVIFFTGILGGDDCNDSSEVVFPVDLNI
- a CDS encoding FG-GAP repeat protein, which translates into the protein MLKYNGIAGRFAHAVSEAGDVNGDGFADIIVGGFTYDNIEIDEVQHLFFLVRQQAYQIHLQIF
- a CDS encoding FG-GAP repeat protein — encoded protein: MSNTPANILEINQASAYFGYSVSTAGDVNNDGYDDIIVGATLYDNGETDEGRVYIYHGSPTGIIGTPQKY